TCATATTTTGTCTCCCCAGATGGTCTCCAAAAAGGTTACATTacagttcatttttaaaagcaatatccAACAAAGGTCCACACATAGAATTTCGTTGATGTACACAGAAGCACCTCCAGTGATAGGGTGTTCACCCCTCACACAGCTGGAGTTTGCCATTCTTAGCGTATTTCTTCCTGCGTTGATCAACAGATGCTCCCATTGGGAAGACTAGCTTAAGAGAGACACGGCAGACCAACCAAATGTAATGTGTGGACCTAGTTTAGATGTTGGTTCAAATGAACCAGTTAAAAAGATACTTTTGAGACAGGAAAGGAAAGTTGATTATGGTCTAAAAACCAATGAACCATTCATGTCATTGGATGTGATAATGGCTATGAGGTCATGTAAATGGCCCCACTGCCCATAACAGTGAAATAGGAAGATGTGTGATGACGAGATGTCTGGGATTGGTCCTCAAATACTTGAGCAAGGGGGGGAAAAACCAGATGACATAAATGTGGCGAAATGCTGATCATTGTTGAACCTGGGCATTAattctgggggggtggggggggttgttgaacttttttgtaaatatttaacataatttttcataataaaatttttgttaaaaacctGTTTCTCTTTGACTTCCTATGCTCCTAGTTCTGTCTCCGCAACAGGGATTGCTGTATGACAGTCTGGCaccaatttttataaataaagttttattggaacacaaccatgtTCATTCATACACATATTGTCAATGGCTGCTTTCACTTTACATCAGTGGAGCTGAGAAGATGTGAAGACACCGCATGGCCCACAaagctgaaatatttactatctagccctTTGTAGATAAAATATGCCAAGCTCTGATCTAGAGTAACCAATAAATCCAACTCCTTCTTCTACagaacagttattttattttattttactttattttattttatattttattttctgcactgcatggcttgtgggatcttaattccccaaccagagactgaacccaagCCAAGGCAGTGAgcgcaccaagtcctaaccactggacggccagggaattccccagaacagtgttttaaaatgtttgaaggcCGCGatgtgttttcctttaaaagagGAATATTGATACGACGTGGAATACAAAGAAACGTAAAGCAGGGCCCCTGCACTCTTCACATTAGCAGCCTCCTGGGAACTCACTCCTGACCATCATTCTTAAAATGCCAAGCCCAGAGTTGAACACAGAATGAGTCAAGGCATGCCCCAGACAACACAACCACGTCCATCCAACCATGCTCAACCCAGCCCTCTTGGCTTACAGAAGGCTGCTAAACAATGGAAGCCCTGCCTGAGCCTTGAACCCAACACAGAAGTCTCTGCTTATCCCCTGCCATCAGCCTTTCCTTGCCCAGAGGGGACAATACCTGGACCCCTGCCACACGTCGGTAAGACAGCCCCGGCGGGTAGAAGAAGGTGACTGTGGTTCCATAGGAGTCCTCACCATCATTCCACACTCTCACTTCCAAGTTCAGCTCCAGGTTATTCCCCACAATCAGGGTCTTCAAGCTAGGtgttggggtgggagagaggaggtgaTTCTGTGATCGAGGCTGGAAACGGTGTGGGAATGAAACACAGAATGGGGAAACGGGGACTGGCAGGAGTTCCAGGTTCCAGGAAGGGGGCTGGGGGACCAGGGCAGATCTGAGGGGCTGGACGCTTACCCCGAGACCCCAAAGGAGATGCCGAGGTCATCCTGGCAGACGTGATTGGTGCCACAGTTCTTCTCAAAGGGGAgctgagagggaagggaaagaagggtTTTCCCCAAGATCTGGAGtccacaccctccaccccctctGGAAGAGCCCAGGACTCACAGAGGTCGTGAAGTATCTCTGGGCATCCACCACCAGCATAGGCTGGAGGTTTCCAAAGCCAGAGATGGGCTTGCCCACCAGGGAGAAGTTGAGACGCAAGATGATGGGGGTCACCGAGTCCTCCACACAGGCCTGGGGGACGGACATTGGAGGGAGCAGTTGGCTAAGAAATGCACCCTCGCAGCCACTCGCTGGGTCCGGtctcctcatccataaaatggagcaACCGTGGTACCTACCTGCCCCCCCATAAAGGCTCACACATAAGGTCCTGCATGCGGGATCTCTGCTGTGGTTGGCCTTGGTCTTGAACATCCTTCCCCCAGCCTCCCACAGGCTTACTCACTCTACTCAGGGTCTCCCCAAACTGCTCCCAGGGGCGCCCCAACACCCTATCTGTTCTCTCCCCAGTTTTACCTCTCTTCATGGATTTCATCACTACCTGACATCTGTCATCTAGGAATTTGATCTTCCCCCACAGCCTCCCCAGGCAGGATTGCTTTGTCCACTGCTGGCTCCCTGGCTCCGAGGACAGGGGCTGATCAGAGGAGCAGCTGGATAAAAGAATCCCAGCCCCACCGCCCCATCGCTCCATCACGCGCTGAAACAGGCGTCCTCTTTTTCCTGAAATTCAGCCGTGTAAAGGCTCTGGCAGGTGCAGCCAATCTCATCTATcccttcactcactcactctctgTGTTAACACGTGTCAAGCGCCTCCTGCATTCTGTGTGCTGTGCTGGGGCGGAGCAAGGACCAGAACACATCCGTTCTTTCCCTGCCCCGCCCTCTGCCAGCCTAAGAATTGCCTCCTTTCCCAGGACTCTGAGGCCCCCTCACCGGAAGGAGCAATCTCACAGCCTCGCAGTGCTGTGTCAGCCCCAGGTCTCGGACACGAGTCAGATTCCGAGTCTTTGTTTCCTCGAAGACAGCACGAGGACTCAGGCGGCCAGGGTCAAGGGTTAGGTCAAAGGTCACAATGCTCTGGAGGTCAGCTGTAGGGGAAAGCGGGGGATGGAAAAGGCTGAGAGAGTGAGGAACTTCCCAGGTGGGCATCTTGCAAGGCAGGAGACAGGAGTCTTGGGCTTGGGGACTCTCAGGGTCAGGGTATCCTGGGTTGGAGGGGAAACCACTCACTCAGCCGGTTCTTGGGACTTTGATGGACTTGAAGGCAGACAATGGCCTCCCCCAGAGGCTGGGCCAAGGCCACCTCCTGGTGGCACTCATACACAGCCCTGGAGATCTCTGAAGGTGTGATGCGGATGTTTGCCCACACCCTGAGCACGGGTCTGGTCCTGCGGGCAGAACACTGAGCTGAGGATAGACCTTGGGCCCCGGAGAACACCGTGGAGGCAGGGGTAGGGAGGCTGGTGTTCTAGGCAGACCCAGGACCACCCAGGGAGCGTCCAGGGAAACCTGTTCTCACCTGAGCAGCAGCGCGTGCCCCTGGGCCCCCACGGCCAAGTCCACCAGGCCATCCATGGTGAGGTCTTGACCCCCGCTCAGCGACTGCCCGAAGTactggaggctgggggagagcTGGGCTCCTGTGACCCGCTggccagagagggagaggcaagtCAGGTTGGGGAGTGAGGGAAACGAACGGAAGCAACAAGaggagcagggaggtgggggtgcaggAGACAAAACGAAGGGGTGAGCAGTAAAAAGACGTCTCCAAGAAGTGCCTAAAAAGAGGAGGTGCGCTGGGGAAATGGTAACTAGAGACAAGGGAAGATTTCTAGGACATAAATGAAGAAGTGGAGATGGAAAGACTGGCCTGGTGACCCGAGCTCCGTTCACTCACTCAGCTTGGGTTCTGATTCTGGCTCCTTCACTTCTGAGCCACGAGACCTTAGGCCAGGAGTcagtctttctgtgcctcagttccctcatcccTCATCTGGGATAATAACACCTCGGAGCACTAAGTGAATTAATTCACAGAGttcttagaacagcacctggcgtATGGTCACTAGTCAATAATTTACTATGAGTATCAAAGCTGGAAGGGACCTCAGGGCTCATCCAGCCCCACCTCTCACATCGAAGATGGTGCCAAGGCTATAGGGCCTTTAAGAAGTCAATTCCAGACCTTGAAATCAGATTCTCTGACCTCATGCCCAAGACCCCTTTTGGCTTCCCATAGCCACCCTGCCTCTTCAGTAGACAAGGAGGGACCAACCAGGTCAGGATGGGGAGTGGTTTCACCCATACGCAGATTCTACACGCCTGGACCACCTGCCCTGTGGGTCCCTTCCCTTTCATTTCCATGGCTCCTGTCACAACCAATCCCTTGAAGAGTATGCCCTTTAAATCTCTGGGCACTGCTGGGACTGGCAGACATTAAGAGTAGTAAtaatagggacttctctggtggcgcagaggttgagaatctgcctgccaatgcagaggacaagggttcgatccctggtccgggaagatcccacatgccgtggagcaactaagcccgtgcaccacaactactgaagcccgcacgcctagagcccatgctctgcaacaagagaagccactgcaatgagactgcaatgaagagtagcccccactcgccataactagagaaagcccacgtgcaacaacaaagacccaatgcagcaaaaaaaaaaaaaaaaaaagtcaattaattaaaaataaaaagagaagtaataataaaatgaaagagaaatttgcCAATTACCAAGGGAATCTAGAAAGGAAGACGGGGTAGAAATAGTACAAACACAGCCAGGCAACCTTGCGTGCAGGAGAACTGACCTCACCCCTATGTCCTCAGGGGTGTGTGGGCCCTCATAGAACAAGGCAAGCCTTTCCCAGTCAAGTATGTGATGGGCTACATCATGGTGGAAAGTAGGAAAGTCACAGTGGGCCAGTGAATCTGGAAAGACCTCCTCTTGGGGTCAGGCCTTGCAGGTGTAACCCAAGTGATATTTGCAATTGAAGGGCTACATAGATAAGCCTCTAAGCTGCTACAGCAGGAGGTTAAACAAGTTGGTGtgtcacatgggtcagaatggccatcattttaaaaagtctacaaataacaaatgctagagagggtgtggagaaaagggaaccttcctacactgttggtgggaatgtaagttggcgcAGTctctatggataacagtatgcaggtttcacagaaaactaaaaatagaattaccatatgatccagcaatcccaccactgggcatctacccggacaaaactataattcaaaaagatacatgcaagtatctatgttcatagcagcactattcacaatagccaaagcatggaaacaacctaaatgtccatcgacagatgaatgggtaaagaagatgtggtacgtatatacaatggaatactgctcaggcataaaaaagaatgaaataatgccatttgcggcaacatggatacagctagagattatcatgttaagtgaagtaagtcagaaagacaaatactatgtgatatcacttctacgtggaatctaaagtatgtcacaaatgaacttatctacaaaacagactcacagacatagagatcagacttgtggttgccaaggcggaggggggaagggggggacggactgggagtttggggttggtagatgcaaactattacatttagaatgaataaacaacaaggtcctactgtatagcacagggaactatatccaatctccttgggtaaaccaaaatggaaaagaatatttttaaaaagaatgtatatatgtatgtaactgagtcactttgctgtataacagagattggcacaatattataaatcaactatacgtcaataaaaaattaaaaaaaaataggttggtGTGGACTGAATGCAGTTTTATGACTACTGGGGAGGCTCTTGTTATTTTCGATAAAGACTTTCATCCTCTTCTTAAAATTCCAAGTTCTTTAGAACCCCTTCAGTTGTTAAACTATATTAACAACAATTGATTATAGTGATATAACacccattatgtgccaggcacaggtgTATCTAGGTGCTCTACATGTCCTCTATgtgtactaactcatttaatcctcaccgcAGCCACCCAGCAAGGTTGATTCCATTattgtcaccattttacagaaaggTGAGTCGTGACTAAGATCACGTAGTTGGGAAGGGACAGGACCGCAGGGatcttctttgacttttttttctagcAACTctctgagatataattcacatactgtacaatttacccttttaaaggTTTCTAGGACCTTCAGAGTTACGCAACCATGACTAAATCAATTTTCGAatgttttcatcacctcaaaaagacaCCCCAGGCCCTTTAGCAGTCACCCCCATGCCCCTCACTttcctctacccccaccccctggcaaccactaatccactttctgtATTTATGGGTCTACCTGTTCTGGACAGTTCacgtaaatagaatcatacaatatgtggtcctttgggtctggcttctttcacttagcataatgttttcaattattattttcaCGTTGTAGCACGTGTCAGTGTTTCATTCCcttcatggctaaataatattccattgtgtgggtataccacattttatttatccattcgtgAATTGATGGGcgtttgggttatttccaccttttggttattataaataatgctaatgTAAACAATCATGTATAACTTGTTTCATGAGGAcgtgtttttaattctcttgggtGGAACTGCCAggtcatacagtaactctatgtttaaccctTTGAggagctgttttccaaagtagctgcgtcaccatacattcccaccagcagtggatgAGAGTGCCAGATagtccacatcctcaccaacacttgttatcatctctctgattctagccatcctagtagaTGTGAAGCGGTTTTGATTTCCTGATAAcgaatgatgttgaacatcttttcgtgtgcaTATTTGTATATCGTTTTTGAAGAAAAGTCTTTTCagatcctttgcttattttttaattggggctTTCTTAACTTTTGCCAGGGAAAGCAGCCCTCCCttctcagggaaccctgcccgcCTTGGGTGAAAGCCTCCTGCCTACGGGTATTTGGCAGGATTACTGATGGCAGGAGAGAATAAAGTCATGGCATCCAGGGAGATGAAGGGGTGAGTGGACAGGCAGACTGAGGTCACTGGAACTAAACCGATTGGCAAAGGGAGCCTCCGAGAGATGGAGTACTGGGTTAGAGTCACCATCATTCTTGACCCACTAAAAACCTTGGACAAGTCAAGGCACTTATCTTCTCCATGCCCCAGGTTTCATCTCTAAAATACATTTGCTAATGCCTGGCCTATGTACAGTGTAAAACTGCTGAAGGATTAAAAGGCTTGGATAGAGAACCCACTCGAGTATCAAGTCACCATACAAAGCAGGGAATGTACCGATGTTTCCATTTCTCAAATTCCACAGATTTGGCTTGCTGCCTACTAGGTGCCCAGTGCTGGACAAAAGAGGCAAGATGAGGGAAAGAAGAATTTTCCCAGTGGCAGTGTGGAAGACAGGGAGAAGCCAGAGGGAGGTTGCTGTAGCAACAGGGACAGTGACCGGGCCTCACCTGGctgtgggagggactgatgccCACTCCCGAGGTTCCGTGAAACAGGTACACAGCACCCCGGTTCTCCTGCTCTCCCGGGGCCCCGATGGCCACGTCCGTCAGCCTGTCCCCATTCACATCCCCCAGCACCGTCAGCGCTGCCCCAAAGCGGCTCCAGGGGTGGCCTTGCTCCCCTCGCAGGACAGCACCACACTGCCACTTAGCCCTCTGCGGAACAAAAACAGTGTCAGGGCTCAACCCAAGAGACCCCTCCACCCACAACCAGACGCCATCCAGCCTGGGTCTCATCGGTTACTCACCCCTTGAGGCAAGGGGCACACGGACACCTGGCCCCCCCGGGTGTGCTCGTAGTAATGAGGGGCCCCGATGAGGACCAGGTCAGATCTGCCATCTCTGTCCACGTCCACGGAGCAGAGGGAGGCCCCGAAGTAGGAGCCGATCTGGAGGACAGAGTAGGAGTCATCCTGCCCACCCCTGCCAGGAGCACCCCCTTCTGGGCCAGGTCCCACCTCTCCCCAGACACCAGCACCTCCCCCACGGGCCCCACACCCCCTTCGtctcctccctctctgtccctggagACCCTCCTCCACACCCTACCTGGGTCCCTGTGACTTCAGCCCTTGGCCTCCACTGCCTGGACACCTGTGTGAAGAGGACAGCCTTCCCGGTGTGCTCATGGCGGGGGGCCCCCAGGACCAGGCTCTGTACCCCCTTCCAAATGGCCAGCTCTGCAGAGTAACCTGAAGGGACCAGGCCTCAGCACACAGGCTTccgctccccaccccaggcccctggGCTTCCCGGGCAGCCCATCTCCTGCCTGGCCCTCCAACCGCAGCCTTGCCTCACCCAGGTAAGAGTCCCTCATGTCCACGTGCTCCTGAGACATGTTGATGAAGGTGGGGCTTGTATTTGGGGGGTACAAGAAGGCACCTCCAGACCAGCTGAAGCTCCCCACAGCCCCCAGAACTGGTCCATCCTAGGAGGAAAGGATTCCGGGGCTGAgcaggcaggaggaagaagaagatagGCTGTTCCAAAGCCATGCCTGCCTCGGACTCCACCCACTCGTCTGACACCCACTcttgccttccctcctcccttctctgccttACGCTACATCCATGGCCTGAAGGGGGCCCCACTCACAGGCATGAACACAGCACTGAAGCCCTCCTGGGACATCTCCAACTCGAAGGAACTGCTGCTTACGGTCTGCGTACCTGGGGAAAGGCATGACACCTAGCTTCCATGGGGAAAGACAGGCTTTGCCAGGTTCAAGAAGGACCTCAGCTTTAAGATCTCATGTTGGAGACTAATACCCAAAGGGAAGGACTGGCCCGTGACACAGGGGTCCAGGTTCTAGAAGGAAAAGCATTTATGGGTGAGGGCTTCTGAAGTGAGCAATTCCATCTCTGGCTTACCCTCAATGGCAAAGATCTTCTCTTTCAGTTGGTTTTGAATGTCTCTCAAAGCATCAAAGTCCTCCACTGTAAATATATGTTCTTGGGAGGGCCTCGATGCGATGTCATTTAATTCTTGCCGGGAAAGTGGACTGTGAAAAGCCGATCCCACCTGTCCCCAGCAAAGACCAACTCAGTGAAAGTAGTCGCAACGACAACGTGTCTGCTGGCTGCTGGGGTCCAACAACAACCCTGCAGGGTTAATACGATTACACCCAGGCAAGAACACGGAGGAGTTTAAGGAAAAGGATGCGGGCCCCTCAGACTGGAAGAGAGTTCTCATCCTGAAGGTAGCAGAAACAGAGAGCTGGGGTTTCTGTCCATGAAAGGGAAGGTGCCTTAAGAGGATGTGAGGGGAGGAAGCAGTGGGAGGGCATCCCTACGTCCTACCCCAACTGCATAGCGGATGATGCCGGCGGCCTCCACCCTGGGAATGACGTCCCCGTAGTTCCGCTTGTCGCCTTGTTTGTGCCCATCCGTGATGACGATGAGGATTTTGGAGGCGTCTTTTCGGGCCCCAGATGAGGCACTCAACAGTTGTTCTCTGTCAGAGAAGATGAGGGTGCAGAGGCCAGTGAACAGAGCTGCTTCTTAGCCTCTGATGCCTTTGGGAGAATAAGGAGCAGCCGCGTCCTCCAGGATGCCCCCGTCCCACCAGTGtccacctctcccttcctcttggAGACAGACGGGGCCCCGAGGAAGACCCAGGTGCTTTGAGGGAGGACCTGGGAGGATTCAGGACTCACGTGGCCATCAGGATGGCTGTGGCCGTGTGTGTGTACCCTCCCAGCTGCCGTACGGAGTCCAGCAGCCTTAGTGGGTTTGAACTGCTCGCAAAGTCTTCGAACGTGAAGTGCACCCGGATCCTGTCGGAGAACTGCACCAGGGAGAACTGGGAGAACAacgcagggctgggggctgggccgaGGCACCAGGACCCCGGGGGTTCCTCCCTCcccggggggtggggcgggttGGGGCTGCGCACGGTCCTTCCCTCCCCCGAGGGCACACCTGGGAGCTGGGCCTCTGGAACTGGCTCATCACAGCCCTCACGAAGTTCAGCATTTTGGCAAAATTGGTGGAGGAGATGCTGCCTGAGCCATCGATCAGGAAGGCGATGTCCTGCTCCTGCCTCGGGCACTCTGGGGAAGGAGGTGGCACCAGTCCCCCGAGGGACACTCCCCAAGCCCAGGCATCCTGGACGTGAGGACGCACCCTCTCAGGGGCTGTCACAACTCCTGCCTAGAACAG
The genomic region above belongs to Hippopotamus amphibius kiboko isolate mHipAmp2 chromosome 9, mHipAmp2.hap2, whole genome shotgun sequence and contains:
- the ITGAX gene encoding integrin alpha-X, with the translated sequence MTRTRIFLFLLMALASSRCFNLDTDQLTTFCVDSAGFGHSVVQYANWLVVGAPQELKAANQTGGIYQCDYSTGRCEPLPLQVPPEAVNMSLGLSMAATTNPAQLLACGPTVHRACRENMHLTGFCFLLVSPSRQAQRILAAPQECPRQEQDIAFLIDGSGSISSTNFAKMLNFVRAVMSQFQRPSSQFSLVQFSDRIRVHFTFEDFASSSNPLRLLDSVRQLGGYTHTATAILMATEQLLSASSGARKDASKILIVITDGHKQGDKRNYGDVIPRVEAAGIIRYAVGVGSAFHSPLSRQELNDIASRPSQEHIFTVEDFDALRDIQNQLKEKIFAIEGTQTVSSSSFELEMSQEGFSAVFMPDGPVLGAVGSFSWSGGAFLYPPNTSPTFINMSQEHVDMRDSYLGYSAELAIWKGVQSLVLGAPRHEHTGKAVLFTQVSRQWRPRAEVTGTQIGSYFGASLCSVDVDRDGRSDLVLIGAPHYYEHTRGGQVSVCPLPQGRAKWQCGAVLRGEQGHPWSRFGAALTVLGDVNGDRLTDVAIGAPGEQENRGAVYLFHGTSGVGISPSHSQRVTGAQLSPSLQYFGQSLSGGQDLTMDGLVDLAVGAQGHALLLRTRPVLRVWANIRITPSEISRAVYECHQEVALAQPLGEAIVCLQVHQSPKNRLTDLQSIVTFDLTLDPGRLSPRAVFEETKTRNLTRVRDLGLTQHCEAVRLLLPACVEDSVTPIILRLNFSLVGKPISGFGNLQPMLVVDAQRYFTTSLPFEKNCGTNHVCQDDLGISFGVSGLKTLIVGNNLELNLEVRVWNDGEDSYGTTVTFFYPPGLSYRRVAGVQNQQQSRSLRLTCDSAPAGSEGTRSTRCSINQFIFREGAQITFMATFDVAPTATLGDRLRLAANVSSENNSPRTSKTTFQLELPVTYAVYTVISSHEQSTTYLNFSTSQEEESSGIQHRYKVNNLGQRDLPVTIDFSVPVELNQVAVWEDTEVLHPQNPSIQCSSARTTPTESDFLTHFQKKPVLDCSVADCLRFRCDIPSFGVQEELDFILKGNLSFGWVSQTLQKKVLVVSVAEITFSRSTYSQLPGQEAFLRAQTELVLEKYEVYNPLPLIVGSSVGGLLLLALITAALYKAGFFKRQYKEMMEGADGQTAPENATGDPQAAQ